A window of Tetrapisispora phaffii CBS 4417 chromosome 9, complete genome contains these coding sequences:
- the SPO14 gene encoding phospholipase D (similar to Saccharomyces cerevisiae SPO14 (YKR031C); ancestral locus Anc_1.251): MSITKLKLSKKKILQERNKKGNGFDHVDGGEDNNAASVIPNDVDSDKSATMTQDYPNLSNTESVDAEAELKNVTFQGIPNSVLKANLMVDPQATTDKLNASKNSKKVNSTVNPLGKIMSNGSKKSVKNSKMDRSKSVGSIYQNSSLNLKKQLDGNGAKLNPAERRRSFLSNAGELKLNLGNIPGVHETFQKIQSFSTPRTLRPSTDNFMENKSITKQAIAVEEDSDLYTRQMASDLINTMLAGTPAALFASTQFMRDERHRKRAPLLLAMLGVSVEPVDNNAMSDIFSITSQLDNSNIPNANQPNLEIQPNISSSSSVSSIFSSNEDREYGNTYFRLKLEYGVGKNRMKWSIIKSYKELAQFNARLRLISFHQDTVNKLHYGSDKTAHMHLPRFPKVTDKETFHRHRSKNKSSRDINIHSDENVTDENASLLSTNPSINIHLADRVHLKHLNDSYESKNDINLPMHIRLQRYLRLLNVILTLRPQANRLFQFYEFSPISNLLSYENSYKGKEGYMVVRSTAKAQGWRVFHFSPKGLKDMVERHTNKWFLVRESYIMYVADLYSNTPLDVFLVDSNFKVRISGTKDPGYARDMYWNPNNVTNLPTKFMINLENGERKLQLITTSDHVLKQWMLSILFMAKSTVWTNRNRFGSFAPIRKNAYCKFLVDGRDYFWSLSKALMQAEDVIYIHDWWLSPELYMRRPLGGNQKYRLDRILKERAENGVKIFIVVYRNVGGIVGTDSLWTKHSMLRLHPNIHIIRSPNQWIQNTYFWAHHEKMTVIDNSVAFMGGIDLCYGRYDTPDHALTDNFSDLKDQFFPGKDYSNARICDFFGLDKPFESMYDREGLPRMPWHDVQMVTVGESARDMGRHFVQRWNYLIRQKRPSRPTPLLTPPVDFKPEELINSSFFHMIKNGASCETQVLRSAGNWSLGLKETEKSIQNAYLKLIETSEHYIYIENQFFVTTSRWDGVVIENKIGDAIIDRIIRASSEGKVWKAFIIIPLMPGFDSPVDRPEASSLRVIIQCQYQSISRGESSIMARLQKLDIDPTQYIQFFSLRKWSTIGNDKKLITEQLYVHAKLMIVDDRSCIIGSANINERSQAGNRDSEVAILIRDTDLIKSKMGGKHYMAGKFALELRQRLMREHLGCDVDLIDIIERKFQRLKLLAELNCETLHVVDRKKNVTDKIDSAMIELGYREVFRRSATQKWLATHNVNDFKNYGLLQSLEGELQTEQEEILMDREDLLHGKIQKLPKKSFYNDNNEKNNYHSFNYRAGEENVGLRDKKNISTDPRLTNNIIHDEEVAGLGADGWKKVTPDFLKSVSKQLQKWSTDSFSTKSIEGKEDPLVCNLPNESDLEDYITSDSISSRKKWDMLKRVSYLQHLIYKKKHGSSPGKVHDEEVGDTEDSLANHRKHSIILEEQELDDEAIDSLLSQISPSFGDIKNKNKSLFQFKFLDPYSFNDPLIDDFYDDLWFSVALKNTLLFRLVFHCQPDNAVQSWSEYKDYQRMAAEFDENQEKLVKLEETYHTDNSVESINHSTENNLMAVSKNKQQARAKALKMNLSGSLLYGINNRMFDKYTAKRLLERIQGHLVIFPTEWLAKEIESKNWFYNTDRLTPIDIYD, translated from the coding sequence ATGTCGATAACTAAATTAAAACTATCtaagaagaaaatactGCAAGAGCGAAATAAAAAAGGTAACGGTTTTGATCATGTTGACGGAGGGGAAGATAACAATGCAGCTTCTGTGATCCCAAACGATGTGGATAGTGATAAGTCTGCAACGATGACTCAAGATTATCCAAATTTAAGCAATACAGAGTCTGTGGATGCAGAGGCAGAGTTGAAAAATGTTACCTTCCAAGGCATTCCTAATTCTGTGCTGAAAGCAAACCTTATGGTGGATCCTCAAGCTACGACTGATAAGCTCAATGCTAGCAAGAACTCAAAAAAAGTCAATTCTACCGTCAATCCTCTGGGGAAAATTATGAGCAACGGTTCAAAGAAATCCGTTAAGAATTCTAAGATGGATCGTAGTAAAAGTGTTGGGTCAATTTATCAGAATTCATCTCttaatttgaaaaagcAGTTGGATGGAAATGGAGCCAAACTAAACCCAGCTGAGCGAAGAAGATCATTTCTTTCGAATGCAGGTGAactaaaattgaatttagGAAATATACCTGGGGTCCACGAAACGTTTCAGAAAATTCAGTCTTTTTCGACACCAAGGACTCTTAGACCTTCCACTGATAATTTCATGGAAAACAAAAGCATAACAAAACAAGCAATTGCAGTTGAAGAAGATAGTGATCTTTATACGAGACAGATGGCGTCAGATCTCATCAATACCATGCTCGCAGGTACACCTGCAGCATTATTCGCAAGTACTCAATTTATGAGAGACGAGCGCCATAGAAAGCGTGCTCCTCTGTTATTAGCAATGTTGGGTGTGTCAGTCGAACCTGTAGATAACAATGCTATGTCGGATATTTTTAGTATCACATCTCAACTTGATAATTCTAACATACCAAATGCAAACCAACCTAATTTAGAAATACAACCGAATATATCTAGTAGTTCATCTGTATCGTCTATCTTTAGTTCAAATGAAGACAGGGAATATGGTAATACATACTTCAGATTAAAATTGGAATATGGGGTTGGTAAGAATAGAATGAAATGGTCCATTATAAAATCGTATAAAGAACTAGCACAATTTAATGCTAGACTTCGActaatttcatttcatCAAGATACAGTCAACAAGTTACACTACGGAAGTGATAAAACTGCGCACATGCATTTGCCTAGATTTCCTAAGGTAACAGATAAGGAAACCTTTCATAGACATCGCTCAAAAAATAAGAGTTCAAGAGATATCAATATCCACTCTGATGAGAATGTTACTGATGAGAATgcatcattattatcaacgAATCCCTCCATAAATATACATCTTGCTGATAGAGTTCACTTAAAGCATTTAAATGATTCATATGAATccaaaaatgatattaatcTACCAATGCATATTAGGCTACAAAGATATTTAAGATTATTAAATGTTATTTTAACCCTAAGACCTCAAGCTAATAGacttttccaattttatgaattttCACCTATCAGTAACTTATTGAGTTATGAAAATAGTTATAAAGGGAAAGAAGGGTATATGGTTGTAAGATCTACTGCCAAAGCTCAAGGGTGGAGGGTATTCCATTTTTCGCCAAAGGGTTTAAAAGATATGGTAGAAAGACATACAAATAAATGGTTTCTTGTTAGAGAATCATATATTATGTATGTTGCAGATTTATATTCCAATACACCACTAGATGTTTTTCTCGTAGATTCAAACTTCAAAGTCCGTATATCTGGTACAAAGGACCCTGGTTATGCCAGGGATATGTATTGGAATCCAAACAATGTTACAAATCTACCAACAAAATTTATGATCAACTTAGAAAATGGTGAAAGAAAGCTACAGTTGATTACAACATCTGATCATGTTCTAAAGCAATGGATGTTGTCTATTCTTTTCATGGCAAAATCTACAGTTTGGACCAACAGGAATAGATTTGGCAGTTTTGCTCCTATTAGAAAAAATGCGTATTGCAAATTTTTAGTTGATGGCAGGGATTACTTTTGGTCATTAAGTAAGGCATTAATGCAAGCAGAAgatgtaatatatattcatgaTTGGTGGTTATCTCCAGAGTTATATATGAGACGGCCCCTTGGTGGTAATCAAAAGTATAGGTTAGATAGAATTTTGAAAGAGAGAGCAGAGAATGGTGTCAAAATCTTTATTGTTGTATACAGAAATGTCGGTGGGATTGTAGGTACTGATAGTTTATGGACAAAGCATTCCATGTTAAGGTTACATCCCAATATCCATATCATTAGGTCTCCAAATCAATGGATTCAGAACACTTATTTTTGGGCCCATCATGAAAAAATGACAGTTATTGATAATTCTGTGGCATTTATGGGAGGTATTGATTTATGTTATGGTCGTTATGATACTCCAGATCATGCATTAACAGATAATTTTTCTGATCTTAAGGATCAATTTTTTCCTGGGAAAGATTATTCAAATGCTCGTATATGTGATTTCTTTGGATTGGATAAACCATTCGAGTCGATGTATGATAGAGAAGGCCTTCCAAGAATGCCTTGGCATGACGTTCAGATGGTTACAGTTGGTGAATCTGCCCGTGATATGGGCCGCCATTTTGTACAACGGtggaattatttgattagACAAAAAAGACCAAGTAGACCTACCCCTTTATTAACCCCTCCAGTTGACTTTAAACCGGAGGAGTTGATTAATTCGTCATTTTTTCATATGATAAAGAACGGTGCTAGCTGCGAAACGCAAGTATTGAGAAGCGCTGGTAATTGGTCACTGGGTCTAAAAGAAACGGAAAAATCAATCCAAAATGCATATTTAAAGCTAATAGAAACTAGTGaacattatatttatattgaaaatcaattttttgtGACGACTTCTCGCTGGGATGGTGTTGtgattgaaaataaaatcgGTGATGCCATAATAGATAGGATAATTAGAGCAAGTAGTGAAGGTAAGGTCTGGAAGgcatttattattattccaTTGATGCCTGGGTTTGATTCACCTGTAGACCGACCAGAAGCTTCGAGTTTACGCGTAATTATACAATGTCAATACCAAAGTATATCCCGTGGTGAATCTTCTATTATGGCTCGtttacaaaaattagaTATTGACCCAACACAATacattcaatttttttctttaagaAAATGGTCCACGATAGGCAATGACAAAAAGTTAATTACAGAGCAACTATATGTGCATGCAAAGTTGATGATTGTTGACGATAGAAGTTGTATAATCGGGAGTGCTAATATTAACGAAAGATCGCAAGCTGGTAATAGAGATAGTGAAGTAGCTATACTTATAAGAGATACCGATTTAATAAAGAGTAAAATGGGAGGCAAGCATTACATGGCTGGCAAATTTGCATTAGAATTAAGGCAGAGACTAATGAGAGAACATTTAGGATGTGATGTTGATTTGATTGACATTATCGAAAGGAAATTTCAAAGACTAAAATTACTAGCTGAATTGAATTGTGAAACACTTCATGTAGTTGATAGAAAAAAGAACGTTAcagataaaattgattcaGCCATGATTGAATTAGGTTATCGAGAGGTATTTAGACGCTCAGCAACCCAGAAATGGCTTGCAACCCATAATGTTAACGACTTTAAGAACTATGGTCTGTTACAGTCCCTTGAAGGAGAACTACAGACAGAACAGGAGGAAATTTTAATGGATAGAGAAGATTTACTTCATGGTAAGATACAAAAACTTCCAAAAAAATCTTTCTacaatgataataatgaaaaaaataattaccATTCCTTTAATTATAGAGCAGGTGAAGAGAACGTCGGTTTGAGAGATAAAAAGAACATTAGTACAGACCCTAGATTgacaaataatataatacatGATGAAGAAGTTGCTGGATTAGGAGCTGATGGATGGAAGAAGGTTACTCCTgactttttaaaatctgTTTCTAAGCAATTACAGAAATGGTCAACAGATTCCTTTTCCACAAAATCTATCGAAGGCAAGGAGGACCCATTGGTGTGCAATTTACCGAATGAGTCAGATTTAGAAGATTATATTACTTCAGATTCAATTAGTTCTAGAAAGAAATGGGATATGCTAAAAAGAGTTTCTTATTTGCAACaccttatatataagaagaAGCATGGTTCATCACCTGGTAAAGTTCATGATGAAGAGGTGGGTGACACGGAAGATTCTCTTGCCAATCACAGAAAGCACAGCATCATCCTCGAGGAACAGGAACTAGATGATGAAGCAATAGACTCACTACTATCTCAGATATCACCTAGTTTTGGggatattaaaaataagaacaagagtttatttcaatttaagTTTCTTGATCCATATTCCTTCAATGACCCATTAATTGATGATTTTTATGATGATTTGTGGTTTTCTGTCGCTTTAAAAAACACTTTATTGTTTAGACTTGTATTTCACTGTCAACCAGATAATGCTGTTCAATCATGGAGTGAGTATAAGGACTACCAAAGAATGGCTGCAGAATTTGACGAGaatcaagaaaaattagTAAAACTTGAGGAGACATACCATACAGACAATAGTGTTGAATCAATAAATCACTCAACCGAAAACAACTTAATGGCAGTATCCAAAAATAAGCAGCAGGCAAGAGCCAAAgctttaaaaatgaatttatcaggaagtttattatatggtattaataatagaatgtttgataaatatactGCTAAGAGATTACTGGAAAGAATACAAGGACATTTAGTCATATTTCCAACCGAATGGCTTGCCAAAGAGATTGAATCTAAAAATTGGTTTTACAATACAGATCGTTTGACGCctattgatatatatgattag
- the UTP10 gene encoding snoRNA-binding rRNA-processing protein UTP10 (similar to Saccharomyces cerevisiae UTP10 (YJL109C); ancestral locus Anc_1.253): MSSLRDQLTQVASSNATVAFDRKRRQKLHSTSLIYNPKTAATQDYDTIFELATNALQELIEIDPNFEIFEKTLFSESSISIDRNVQTKEEIKDLEQSINGFLMLASSKWHLTPTLYATEWLVRRFQIHILNAEMFLLSTLNYYQTPSFKRILDIVKLPPLFQPLSAFVRSEKNPTNITMIKLFNDNDFIKLYTNYLNKCIKHKFTYTNQLLFTTCWFINVIAFNSNNEEKLTELIPILLEASAKLLGSTSNDCQIAAHTIMVIFATALPLNKNIIIAAVETILAGYNDKLIKKSVLISIFKLFQTLRGNDNVSQLPSNIYTLLNNKISLVELTEFISTSDIPTNADKFITKYIRSVIRYDHSKLDDIVKLLEKVELENFEMRHIITDLIHLSEIIDDKTKLIELFSYFVSKNETLVIKCLNSLNIATELFEIRLTTSLFTVKDKEQDNTDGLNIKNIDSEKVLGKEITIEPFKEFLEKHSNLIYTKSLSFLTEKSEIFNKLLSLFIESIGKGYSSGLFLSSFLSTIESKITFLLRVVISPAALTTVRIIAISNISKLLSNIDKDSNLFTLVPCLVCALNDVSKNVRQNVRKLLFQISKRPSTKHYFMLKEIYGENKEVPFLDPQDCSSWLSKFLDGYFVDNLDFSKLLVPRANDKILSLFWANQALLIPLPYPKLVLLRNLMNVSKTSSYSYLFETFISSYVESRGTWEQECKLNKTNFIDFETVIVNLISEKEKNNFMIDFMIEALNSSHEGLAEITSDRLIKLFPTFKPPVQLHIVQSIVDSINSDDVSYDTAATLQALPMNADIFVSLLGNVRITSDDGVSDIAKRRRRRSSTNKPVFQRDDVSLMAELHLRKLTILLETLDKSKPVGTAQLLSTLFTVLSDLETLGEDGALPVLYAQETLASCMTNTIDSLKSQNFTQLPNTRADSIISAIRNSQSPQVQNKLLLVIGSLATLAPETVLHSVMPIFTFMGVHAIRQDNEFTAQVVEKTILTVIPALLESSQSNINEEIEFLLMTFATALNHVPKHRRVKLYFTLVKTLGASNAIAPFIFLISQQYSNCINTFKLGDAKGFVEFTKSFLSSFDVADQLKGVCQFFDIVKLLISANSNEKTENSISSRTLFSNGICNYSDLELLSFYKNAFTFVNKIVEDSDSDYYDFQSSLKLKLYSVLLDVTSDSTILESIQENFGSLLQTVVSFINGSKLLVNKTIKEFEDSSSENEVADYQTDIKNTLFSVMSNVLTLLPINYFVNSTLPLLNSSTSAEIRYNLTSVIGKKFESESSKAVDSVKIVIEMLVNRVETDKSDAMMLQVDLKVLSSLAAKFGEKLEGSTITNLLSLGTNLLQSDKFEVKIPSLNLITNCIQILGIKSLSFYPKVVPQSLVLFKELQEGTNTYLRPQLQLSILLLFTAMVKRIPSFITSNLYDLIDIILFSNDVEVSSRLSVVTLMIENIDQKEILKTLHKIWIKKLSKSSSSISISLFLSALESTVESISKKSATSQSPTFFKLMLALFEFRSISEFDNNTISRIEASVHQIANSYVLKLNDKVFRPLFVIVVKWAFDGEGVTNKEIKEVERLIAFYKFFGKLQENLKTIITSYFTYLLEPTNELLKRFISRDLTDVNLRRLILISLTSSFKYDKEDYWNSTSRFELISTSLVSQLSNIDNVIGNYLVKAIASLTTNNGRIDEHNKIMHNLLVEHVKSSTRSSEKLWTIRTMKLIYSKVGEQWLILLPQLVPTIAELLEDENEEVENEVRTGLVKVVENVLGEPFDRYLS; encoded by the coding sequence ATGTCTTCATTAAGAGACCAATTAACTCAAGTTGCATCCTCCAATGCTACTGTCGCATTCGATAGGAAAAGAAGGCAAAAATTACATTCAACTTCGTTGATCTATAATCCAAAGACTGCAGCAACTCAAGATTATGATACAATTTTCGAATTGGCTACTAATGCTCTACAGGAATTAATAGAAATTGAtccaaattttgaaatttttgaaaaaacatTGTTTTCAGAATCTTCTATTTCAATCGATCGAAACGTTCAAactaaagaagaaattaaagacTTAGAGCAATCAATCAATGGTTTCTTAATGTTAGCTTCTTCAAAATGGCATTTAACTCCTACTTTATATGCTACCGAATGGTTAGTTCGTcgttttcaaattcatattttaaatgcggaaatgtttttattatcaactttaaattattaccAAACACCATCATTTAAGAGAATTTTAGATATCGTTAAATTGCCACCATTATTTCAACCATTGTCAGCATTTGTTAGATCAGAAAAAAATCCGACAAATATAacaatgataaaattatttaatgataatgattttattaaattatacaCCAactatttgaataaatgCATTAAACATAAATTCACATACACAAACCAATTGCTATTTACAACATGTTGGTTTATTAACGTTATTGCATTCAATTCcaataatgaagaaaagtTAACTGAGTTAATTCCAATCCTTTTAGAAGCATCTGCAAAATTATTAGGATCAACTTCAAATGATTGTCAAATAGCTGCGCACACAATAATGGTAATCTTTGCTACTGCGTTGCCAttaaataagaatattatCATCGCAGCAGTTGAAACAATCTTGGCTGGttataatgataaattaattaaaaaatcagTTCTAATTTCcattttcaaattgttCCAAACTTTAAGAGGTAATGACAATGTTTCTCAATTACCATCGAATATTTATACTTTgcttaataataaaatttcgTTAGTTGAATTAACtgaatttatttcaacCTCTGACATACCAACTAATGCCGACAAATTTATCACAAAGTACATCAGATCTGTTATAAGATACGATCATTCAAAATTAGATGATATcgttaaattattagaaaaagtTGAGTTggaaaattttgaaatgaGACATATCATTACtgatttaattcatttatctgaaattattgatgataaaacaaaattaattgaattgttCTCATATTTTgtatcaaaaaatgaaactcTAGTTATTAAGTGTTTGAACTCACTAAATATTGCTactgaattatttgaaatcagATTAACTACTTCTTTATTCACCGTTAAGGATAAAGAACAAGATAATACAGATggattaaatattaaaaacattGATTCGGAAAAGGTACTCGGTAAAGAAATTACAATTGAACCattcaaagaatttttagaaaaacattcaaatttaatttacaCTAAAAGTTTATCGTTTTTGACTGAAAAATCAGAGatttttaataaactaTTGTCCTTATTTATAGAATCAATCGGTAAAGGCTATTCTTCAGGTTTGTTTTTATCCAGTTTCTTATCTACAATTGAATCTAAAATTACATTTTTGTTAAGAGTCGTTATCTCACCAGCAGCTTTAACGACTGTTCGTATCATTgctatttcaaatatttctaagTTATTAAGCAACATTGATAAggattcaaatttattcaCTCTAGTGCCATGTTTAGTATGTGCTTTGAATGATGTCTCTAAGAATGTTAGACAAAATGTAAGAAAGCTATTGTTCCAAATTTCTAAGAGGCCTTCTACTAAACATTACTTCATGctaaaagaaatttatggggaaaataaagaagttCCATTTTTAGATCCTCAAGATTGTTCTTCTTGgttatctaaatttttagaTGGTTACTTTGTCGACAACCTTGATTTCTCAAAGCTATTAGTTCCAAGGGCAAATGACAAAATTTTATCACTATTTTGGGCTAATCAAGCATTATTAATACCATTACCATATCCAAAATTAGTTTTATTAAGAAACTTAATGAATGTTTCCAAAACATCCTCATACTCCTATCTATTCGAAACATTCATCTCATCATACGTTGAATCAAGAGGTACATGGGAACAAGAATGTAAACTaaacaaaacaaatttCATCGACTTCGAGACCGTTATCGTTAATCTAATATcagaaaaagagaaaaataatttcatgATCGATTTTATGATTGAAGCATTAAATAGCAGTCACGAGGGTCTAGCTGAAATCACTTCTGACAGATTGATAAAACTATTCCCTACTTTCAAACCACCTGTTCAATTACACATCGTCCAAAGTATTGTGGACTCTATCAATTCTGATGATGTTTCATATGACACTGCTGCTACACTACAGGCCCTACCAATGAATGCGGATATATTTGTTAGTCTACTTGGCAATGTTAGAATTACTTCCGATGATGGTGTTTCTGACATTGcaaaaagaagaaggagACGCTCTTCCACTAATAAACCAGTATTTCAAAGAGATGATGTTTCTCTAATGGCTGAATTACatttaagaaaattaacTATCTTGCTGGAGACTTTAGATAAATCTAAACCTGTAGGAACTGCCCAATTATTATCCACATTATTTACTGTATTATCTGATTTAGAAACATTAGGAGAAGATGGTGCTTTACCTGTTTTATATGCGCAAGAAACCCTGGCTTCTTGTATGACAAATACGattgattcattaaaatcacAAAACTTTACCCAATTACCGAACACAAGAGCagattcaattatttcTGCAATCAGAAATTCTCAATCACCTCAGGTGCAAAACAAACTGTTACTTGTAATTGGTAGTTTGGCAACTTTAGCTCCAGAAACTGTTTTGCATTCAGTTATGCCTATCTTTACATTTATGGGTGTTCATGCTATTCGTCAAGACAATGAATTTACAGCCCAAGTTGTGGAGAAAACAATTCTAACCGTCATTCCTGCATTATTAGAGAGCAGTCAAAGTAATATCAACGAAGAAATCGAATTCTTATTAATGACTTTTGCTACTGCTTTAAACCACGTTCCAAAACATAGAAgagttaaattatattttacttTAGTCAAAACTTTGGGCGCATCCAATGCCATAGCtccatttatatttttgatttctcAACAATATTCTAACTGTATCAATACTTTCAAATTGGGCGATGCTAAGGGATTTGTTGAATTCactaaatcatttttatcttcatttgaCGTTGCTGATCAATTAAAGGGTGTCTGCCAATTTTTTGACATAGTAAAACTTCTAATTTCTGCCAACTCAAACGAAAAGACTGAAAACTCTATTTCTTCAAGAACTCTATTTTCAAATGGTATTTGCAATTATTCTGATcttgaattattatcattctATAAGAATGCATTTACATTCGTTAATAAGATTGTTGAAGATTCAGACTCTGATTACTATGATTTCCAAAGCagtttaaaattgaaactttatTCTGTATTGTTGGACGTTACATCAGACTCAACTATTTTGGAGAGTATTCAAGAAAATTTCGGGTCATTATTACAAACTGTTGTTTCTTTCATTAACGGAAGTAAATTACTAGTGAATAAAACcattaaagaatttgaagacTCCTCTTCTGAAAACGAAGTTGCCGATTATCAAACTGATATCAAAAATACTCTATTTTCTGTCATGAGCAATGTTCTAACCCTACTACCcatcaattattttgttaattcTACCttaccattattaaattcCAGCACTTCTGCTGAGATAAGATATAACTTAACATCTGTCATTGgcaaaaaatttgaatctGAATCAAGTAAAGCTGTTGACTCTGTCAAAATTGTCATTGAAATGTTGGTCAATAGGGTAGAAACAGATAAATCGGATGCTATGATGCTTCAAGTTGACTTAAAAGTACTATCATCTTTGGCTGCTAAATTTGgtgaaaaattagaagGCTCTACCATTactaatttattatctttagGAACTAATTTGTTACAAAGTGACAAATTCGAAGTTAAAATACCATcattgaatttgataacTAACTGTATTCAAATTCTAGGTATTAAATCTTTGTCTTTCTATCCAAAGGTTGTTCCACAATCTTTGGTATTATTCAAAGAGTTACAAGAAGGTACAAATACATACTTAAGACCACAACTACAGTTATCcatattgttattatttacagCCATGGTGAAACGTATTCCAAGTTTTATTACATCTAACCTTTATGActtaattgatattattttattctctAACGATGTTGAAGTTTCCTCTAGATTATCAGTTGTCACTTTAAtgattgaaaatattgaccaaaaagaaattttgaaaacattGCACAAAATTTGGATTAAAAAACTGTCAAAATCGAGTAGTTCTATAAGCATATCTCTATTCTTAAGTGCTTTAGAATCAACTGTTGAATCTATAAGTAAGAAATCTGCTACTTCTCAATCACCAACATTCTTTAAGTTAATGCTAgcattatttgaatttagatCAATTTCTGagtttgataataatactatAAGTAGAATTGAAGCATCTGTGCATCAAATTGCAAATAGTTATGTGTTAAAATTAAACGATAAAGTTTTCAGACCATTATTTGTCATTGTGGTTAAATGGGCTTTCGATGGTGAAGGTGTAACAAATAAAGAGATAAAAGAAGTGGAAAGATTGATTGCATTTTACAAGTTTTTTGGTAAGTTACAAGAAAATCTGAAGACTATTATCACTTCCTATTTTACTTATTTACTAGAACCAACAAACGAGTTACtaaaaagatttattagCCGCGATTTAACAGATGTAAATTTAAGACgtttaattttaatctCGTTAACATCTTCCTTTAAATATGACAAGGAAGATTATTGGAACTCAACTTCGAGATTTGAATTAATCAGTACCTCTTTGGTCAGTCAACTATCTAATATCGATAATGTCATTGGTAATTATCTGGTCAAAGCAATTGCTTCTTTAACTACTAATAATGGTAGAATTGACGAGCATAATAAGATCATGCATAACCTATTAGTCGAACATGTGAAATCTTCTACTAGATCTTCCGAAAAATTATGGACCATTAGAACGATGAAACTAATTTACAGTAAGGTTGGTGAACAATGGTTAATTTTACTACCTCAATTAGTCCCAACTATTGCTGAATTACTAGAAGATGAAAACGAAGAAGTTGAAAACGAAGTGAGAACTGGTCTTGTTAAAGTTGTTGAGAATGTTCTAGGTGAACCATTTGATAGATACTTAAGTTAA
- the GMH1 gene encoding Gmh1p (similar to Saccharomyces cerevisiae GMH1 (YKR030W); ancestral locus Anc_1.252), with protein MSGLPVTIQDVNTNSNNNSPKAYIPSMFYRLVKTPKNLDFETAIYEMINLVFKPRKAFRSFYYQRQTKQQWAREDPSFFILQIALLTVSSVVWSIVYGHSFFGFLKMMINMIFIDFFLFGFTVASFFWLLLNRPMFKFRSAMQSRVEWAYCFDVHSNAFLIIWVTLYFLQFLLLPIIRLHKWIGIFVGNTLYCFSFAHYFILTFYGYSQLAFLKNINFILFPSLAFAVIYLISLLGFDLSKTFSFYH; from the coding sequence ATGTCCGGCCTTCCAGTGACTATTCAAGATGTAAACACAAATTCGAATAACAATTCGCCTAAGGCGTATATACCATCTATGTTCTATAGATTAGTCAAGACACCtaaaaatttagattttGAAACTGCTATATATGAGATGATAAACTTGGTATTTAAACCAAGAAAGGCATTCAGGTCCTTTTATTATCAACGCCAGACTAAACAACAATGGGCCAGGGAAGACCCatcttttttcattttacaAATAGCATTATTAACTGTTAGTTCAGTTGTATGGTCGATCGTGTATGGCCATTCATTTTTTGGGTTCctaaagatgatgataaacATGATATTCAtagatttctttttattcGGTTTTACAGTCGCTTCATTTTTTTGGCTGTTATTGAATAGACCAATGTTCAAATTCAGGTCTGCAATGCAGTCAAGGGTTGAATGGGCATACTGTTTTGATGTCCATAGTAatgcatttttaataatatggGTTACCTTATActttttacaatttttattgttacCAATAATAAGATTACATAAATGGATTGGAATTTTTGTCGGTAACACACTTTATTGTTTCTCCTTTGCAcactattttattttaacattttACGGTTACAGTCAATTGGCATTcttaaaaaacataaattttattttattccCTTCTTTGGCCTTTGCAGTTATTTATCTGATAAGTTTATTGGGGTTCGATTTATCAAAAACTTTCAGCTTCTATCATTGA